The following are encoded together in the Cervus elaphus chromosome 23, mCerEla1.1, whole genome shotgun sequence genome:
- the GDAP1L1 gene encoding ganglioside-induced differentiation-associated protein 1-like 1 isoform X1, with translation MATPNNLTPTNCSWWPISALESDAAKPAEAPDAPEAASHAHWPKESLVLYHWTQSFSSQKVRLVIAEKGLACEERDVSLPQSEHKEPWFMRLNLGEEVPVIIHRDNIISDYDQIIDYVERTFTGEHVVALMPEAGSPQHARVLQYRELLDALPMDAYTHGCILHPELTTDSMIPKYATAEIRRHLANATTDLMKLDHEVEPQLSEPYLSKQKKLMAKILEHDDVSYLKKILGELAMVLDQIEAELEKRKLENEGQKCELWLCGCAFTLADVLLGATLHRLKFLGLSKKYWEDGSRPNLQSFFERVQKRFAFRKVLGDIHTTLLSAVIPNAFRLVKRKPPSFFGASFLMGSLGGMGYFAYWYLKKKYI, from the exons ATGGCGACCCCCAACAACCTGACCCCCACCAACTGCAGCTGGTGGCCCATCTCGGCGCTGGAGAGCGATGCTGCGAAGCCGGCAGAGGCTCCCGACGCACCCGAAGCGGCCAGCCACGCCCATTGGCCCAAGGAGAGCCTGGTTCTGTACCACTGGACCCAGTCCTTCAGCTCGCAGAAG GTGCGGCTGGTGATCGCTGAGAAGGGCCTGGCGTGTGAGGAGCGGGACGTGAGCCTGCCGCAGAGCGAGCACAAGGAGCCCTGGTTCATGCGGCTCAACCTGGGCGAGGAGGTGCCCGTCATCATCCACCGCGACAACATCATCAGCGACTACGACCAGATCATCGACTACGTGGAGCGCACGTTCACGGGAG AGCACGTGGTGGCGCTAATGCCGGAGGCGGGCAGCCCCCAGCACGCGCGGGTGCTGCAGTACCGCGAGCTGCTAGACGCGCTGCCCATGGACGCCTACACGCACGGCTGCATTCTGCACCCCGAGCTCACCACCGACTCCATGATCCCCAAGTACGCCACGGCCGAGATCCGCA GACATTTAGCCAATGCCACCACAGACCTCATGAAATTGGACCATGAAGTGGAGCCCCAGCTATCTGAGCCCTACCTTTCTAAACAGAAGAAGCTCATG GCCAAGATCTTGGAACATGATGACGTGAGCTACCTGAAGAAGATCCTGGGGGAGCTGGCCATGGTGCTGGACCAGATAGAGGCTGAGCTGGAGAAGAGGAAGCTTGAGAACGAGG GGCAGAAGTGCGAGCTCTGGCTCTGCGGCTGTGCCTTCACCCTCGCGGATGTCCTCCTGGGAGCCACCCTGCACCGCCTCAAATTCCTGGGACTGTCCAAGAAATACTGGGAAGACGGCAGCCGGCCCAACCTGCAGTCCTTCTTCGAGAGGGTCCAGAAACGCTTTGCCTTCCGGAAAGTTCTGGGCGACATCCACACCACTCTGCTGTCAGCGGTCATCCCCAACGCGTTCCGGCTAGTCAAGCGGAAACCGCCATCTTTCTTTGGGGCGTCCTTCCTCATGGGCTCCCTGGGAGGGATGGGCTACTTTGCCTACTGGTACCTCAAGAAAAAATACATCTAA
- the GDAP1L1 gene encoding ganglioside-induced differentiation-associated protein 1-like 1 isoform X2, whose amino-acid sequence MATPNNLTPTNCSWWPISALESDAAKPAEAPDAPEAASHAHWPKESLVLYHWTQSFSSQKVRLVIAEKGLACEERDVSLPQSEHKEPWFMRLNLGEEVPVIIHRDNIISDYDQIIDYVERTFTGGHLANATTDLMKLDHEVEPQLSEPYLSKQKKLMAKILEHDDVSYLKKILGELAMVLDQIEAELEKRKLENEGQKCELWLCGCAFTLADVLLGATLHRLKFLGLSKKYWEDGSRPNLQSFFERVQKRFAFRKVLGDIHTTLLSAVIPNAFRLVKRKPPSFFGASFLMGSLGGMGYFAYWYLKKKYI is encoded by the exons ATGGCGACCCCCAACAACCTGACCCCCACCAACTGCAGCTGGTGGCCCATCTCGGCGCTGGAGAGCGATGCTGCGAAGCCGGCAGAGGCTCCCGACGCACCCGAAGCGGCCAGCCACGCCCATTGGCCCAAGGAGAGCCTGGTTCTGTACCACTGGACCCAGTCCTTCAGCTCGCAGAAG GTGCGGCTGGTGATCGCTGAGAAGGGCCTGGCGTGTGAGGAGCGGGACGTGAGCCTGCCGCAGAGCGAGCACAAGGAGCCCTGGTTCATGCGGCTCAACCTGGGCGAGGAGGTGCCCGTCATCATCCACCGCGACAACATCATCAGCGACTACGACCAGATCATCGACTACGTGGAGCGCACGTTCACGGGAG GACATTTAGCCAATGCCACCACAGACCTCATGAAATTGGACCATGAAGTGGAGCCCCAGCTATCTGAGCCCTACCTTTCTAAACAGAAGAAGCTCATG GCCAAGATCTTGGAACATGATGACGTGAGCTACCTGAAGAAGATCCTGGGGGAGCTGGCCATGGTGCTGGACCAGATAGAGGCTGAGCTGGAGAAGAGGAAGCTTGAGAACGAGG GGCAGAAGTGCGAGCTCTGGCTCTGCGGCTGTGCCTTCACCCTCGCGGATGTCCTCCTGGGAGCCACCCTGCACCGCCTCAAATTCCTGGGACTGTCCAAGAAATACTGGGAAGACGGCAGCCGGCCCAACCTGCAGTCCTTCTTCGAGAGGGTCCAGAAACGCTTTGCCTTCCGGAAAGTTCTGGGCGACATCCACACCACTCTGCTGTCAGCGGTCATCCCCAACGCGTTCCGGCTAGTCAAGCGGAAACCGCCATCTTTCTTTGGGGCGTCCTTCCTCATGGGCTCCCTGGGAGGGATGGGCTACTTTGCCTACTGGTACCTCAAGAAAAAATACATCTAA